One genomic window of Pecten maximus chromosome 3, xPecMax1.1, whole genome shotgun sequence includes the following:
- the LOC117323089 gene encoding alpha-ketoglutarate-dependent dioxygenase alkB homolog 6-like, whose product MNVLLTNVITIYKQTENMTEAESELEVYRVLKAPPAIYYIPEYVTKEEEESLMKNVYSAPKPKWTQLSNRRLQNWGGLPHPKGMIMEDLPSWLKIYTDKIAASGARLFGDKSLNHVLVNEYEAGQGIMPHEDGSLFFPTVSTISLGSHTLLDFYYHIKQEEDPEKNNCTSQDERHFVSILLEPRSLVFVTEDMYKLHLHGIKERTSDEITDKVANLDQCKSVSVGDNLVRSTRVSLTIRHVPRILKAKLFMGKKR is encoded by the exons ATGAACGTGCTTTTAACAAACGTAATTACgatatataaacagacagaaaaTATGACAGAAGCAGAATCAGAGCTAGAAGTTTACAGGGTGTTAAAG GCACCACCAGCAATTTATTACATTCCTGAGTATGTTACAAAAGAAGAAGAGGAATCACTTATGAAAAATGTCTATTCAGCACCCAAACCTAAATGGACCCAGCTGTCTAACAGACGCCTCCAGAATTGGG GCGGATTGCCACATCCAAAAGGAATGATAATGGAGGATTTGCCATCG TGGCTTAAAATTTACACAGACAAAATAGCAGCTTCAGGTGCCAGACTTTTTGGAGATAAAAGTTTAAATCATGTTTTGGTGAATGAATATGAAGCTGGACAAGGCATAATG CCACATGAGGACGGCTCATTGTTTTTCCCGACAGTTTCCACCATCAGCCTTGGGTCACATACCCTCCTTGATTTCTATTATCATATAAAACAGGAGGAGGATCCGGAAAAG AACAACTGTACATCACAGGATGAGCGACATTTTGTGTCTATATTGCTGGAACCCAGAAGTCTTGTGTTTGTAACAGAGGACATGTACAAATTACACCTCCATGGAATTAAGGAACGGACCTCCGATGAAATCACGGACAAAGTGGCTAACCTAGACCAGTGTAAATCAGTCAGTGTAGGAGACAATCTGGTACGGTCGACTCGGGTCTCACTCACCATCAGACACGTACCGAGAATTCTGAAAGCCAAATTATTTATGGGAAAGAAAAGATGA
- the LOC117323090 gene encoding LOW QUALITY PROTEIN: endoribonuclease Dicer-like (The sequence of the model RefSeq protein was modified relative to this genomic sequence to represent the inferred CDS: deleted 1 base in 1 codon), with protein sequence MGRTGSESSRRLPRHLRYEDIPTHTFTPRTYQVELLDAAVQQNTLVCLGATSSCMFLSVMLLKELGHQLQQPLDQGGKRGVFLVNNGKDIAQYALVIGHHTDLTVGQYSTDCQDRDQNWWTVEIQRSQAMVMLPKFFQYLIEENLLKLSQVNVLIFDHCQHVLDIDHPYDHITKRLQSQSKSEDSPRILGLTSCFTSHHCQDPVKLITTIKQLEKRFNASAETSTLVYSERYGMRPTELMFECDRYEDKTGMVEELEVILENALHFLQECKIKLDGNEDPIETPKTVIVECLNILYRLGPWCAVSLAQMFVSQLEKIDKHETVDVKKKFLRMAATQLRLLITHFENNFSPEYDIEELLLYTTPKVKKLVDHLRQFKPDCDFKIISSEDADGLDDDSYMSDDSLALTDSSDDEDRAGGSKIIHVAVKKDVPEDKSGIQLFSGSDDKYLCGIVFVDHRYVAFALNKFIEEVCAWDDQLCFIKSHHITGQGSKKEGSKSYKKQEEILRKFRLQELNLLLATDVLEEGVDIPKCNLIVKFDPPKDYRSYSQSKGRARARESEYVILADKTNLKAFRTELAKYKEIEGVLKGIWKANENEEEMNCDNIADLYHDILPPYKPSNEEGGVQVTLTSAIALVNRYCAKLPSDAFTHLTPKCTIHLTQKGGQTVYRATLRLPINSPLKEEIQGIHMPTKMLAKQAVALKACEILHKSGEIDDQLLPVGKELFMKEEEDSSAWDSEDVAGEARPGTTKRKQYYIKQLGSSLVKGHPTVDNNYVYLIHLTLTQPISDDQNTRGRRVYTPDETRRGFGLLSSNHIPKIPTFPLYTRSGEVTVSLDLLRTDTSFTKEDLTKLREFHRFVFTEVLRLEKDPMEFQPEKADLGYCIIPLNRRTDGSDYFVDWEFIELVKHSKQTVKRNIYDSKREVFEFKRQEYEDAVVMPSYRNIDQPQHFYVAEIRSDLNPSSAFPSPELYKTFSEYYTTKYGLTVTNQEQPLLDVDHTSARLNLLTPRYMNQKGVALPTSSAETKKARRENLQQKQILVPELCEVHVFPSSLWRKAVCLPTILYRINYLLVAEEIRIRIATGANIGQVDLPEEFQFPALDFGFSLQDEKENLDGAESKFSLKESKDMNSEDKQAGISNEHMQREVLELTGKLENISIDREALESTVVNTNVEENSENVKNSNDESKTASKNGKSGHSMTMTACENVKSSDDNEMAVSENVKSNDGNEMAVCENVKSSDDNEMAVCENVKSSDGNEMAECENVKSSDDYGMAACENVKSSHDNKVPASENVKFQESVIEIEVVKNEEIVNKNDENNKYRYTEARVDTSGKSQAPQAYQEEGADYSSQITVVNKEKNGNDNNSQLMSVCDDEGSRATICNGTYAEETNKQCNLSQDNKDIKCDISQSKYCLQSEISKLENHDCDQTVLTKCVSKVSKHQCNGLSSNGLMKDFSKVTTDYANEGDKSFCNSLPHDNNTHKLDQAENCDIQTDCDNAETKCQASSGWDDPVSNRGEGGMLTMDDSQNKVSGEAVTDNGKSKSNKNQSGEQQISDEVADVFASVGHFGKSDEREVKKSAPVDLAKVAFPDPLLSLDVDIDLSKYIGPSPCTILQALTMSNANDFFSLERLETIGDSFLKYAITVYLYCSYPGIHEGKLSYLRSKQVSNCNLYRLGKKTDLAECMISTKFEPYENWLPPGYVINETKRKGPVPHVVLSKTNGLAKEPHEKSAEKKGHRKMQQENKRLTEDEIDQQIMDIDQWQQVEEQDIEVNEVKGVDMYSYCLQTLHSIPDKSIADCVESLIGCYLTSCGKKAALRFMYWLGLKVLPPKAATVDDVQEEETTVPTASKEDCPNVSSYGYQCPPSPLLSNSETDRGLMDHLLIGYTSFEEKIGYKFRDRAYLLQAFTHASYHYNNITDCYQRLEFLGDAILDYVITRHLYEDSCKYSPGVLTDLRSALVNNNIFAALAVKWDFHKYFKAISPPLFQVIEKFVARQKEREDEIDLEDEDENEDASEEYVELEVPKALGDIFESLAGAIYLDSGLSLDVVWRVYYRMMKPQIDKYLKSIPKSPVRELLEMEPETAKFEKPERTLEGKIRVTVNVVSKGVFVGIGRNYRIAKSAAAKKALRCIKAMQTQGLI encoded by the exons ATGGGTCGTACCGGAAGTGAGTCTTCAAGACGATTACCACGCCATCTTAGATATGAGGACATTCCTACTCATACATTCACCCCCCGGACATACCAG GTGGAGCTGTTGGATGCTGCGGTCCAGCAGAACACACTGGTATGTCTGGGTGCCACTTCCAGTTGTATGTTCCTCAGTGTGATGCTGCTGAAGGAGCTTGGTCATCAGTTACAGCAGCCACTGGATCAGGGAGGAAAGCGAGGCGTATTCCTTGTCAATAATG GTAAAGATATAGCCCAGTATGCGCTGGTGATTGGCCACCACACAGATCTGACCGTTGGTCAGTACTCCACAGACTGTCAGGACAGAGATCAGAATTGGTGGACAGTAGAGATTCAAAGGTCACAGGCAATGGTCATGCTCCCCAAGTTCTTTCAATACCTCATCGAGGAAAATCTTCTGAAGCTATCTCAAGTCAATGTGCTTATCTTTGATCACTGCCAGCATGTATTGGACATTGATCATCCATATGATCATATCACAAAGAGGCTACAATCACAAAGCAAATCTGAAGATTCTCCCAGAATCCTTGGTCTCACTTCCTGTTTCACCAGTCATCATTGTCAGGACCCGGTAAAATTGATTACAACTATCAAACAACTAGAGAAACGCTTCAATGCTTCGGCGGAGACATCCACTCTTGTTTACTCTGAGAGATATGGAATGCGGCCAACAGAGTTGATGTTCGAGTGTGACAGGTATGAGGATAAAACTGGTATGGTTGAAGAATTGGAAGTTATCTTGGAAAATGCACTTCATTTTCTGCAGGAATGTAAAATTAAGCTGGATGGTAACGAAGACCCAATAGAAACACCAAAGACAGTGATCGTAGAGTGTCTCAATATCCTGTACCGTCTCGGTCCTTGGTGTGCAGTCAGTCTCGCTCAGATGTTTGTCTCGCAGCTGGAGAAGATTGACAAGCATGAAACAGTAGACGTGAAAAAGAAGTTCCTACGCATGGCTGCCACACAACTCCGGCTACTCATCACTCACTTTGAAAACAACTTTTCACCAGAATACGACATTGAAGAACTGCTACTTTACACCACCCCAAAAGTGAAGAAACTTGTCGACCATTTACGGCAGTTCAAACCCGACTGTGACTTCAAGATCATCAGCAGCGAAGATGCAGATGGATTGGACGATGATTCCTACATGTCGGATGATAGTCTAGCCCTGACTGATTCCTCGGACGACGAGGACAGAGCAGGAGGATCCAAGATTATACACGTTGCTGTGAAGAAAGACGTCCCTGAAGATAAATCAGGGATACAGTTATTCTCTGGCAGTGATGACAAATATCTTTGTGGCATTGTGTTTGTCGATCACCGTTATGTGGCATTTGCTTTAAACAAGTTCATAGAAGAAGTTTGTGCATGGGATGACCAGCTATGTTTCATCAAGAGTCACCACATCACCGGGCAGGGGTCGAAGAAGGAAGGCAGTAAAAGCTATAAAAAACAGGAGGAAATCCTACGTAAATTCCGCCTCCAGGAACTCAACCTTCTGCTGGCTACTGATGTGTTGGAGGAAGGCGTTGATATACCAAAGTGTAACCTCATTGTCAAGTTTGACCCACCGAAGGATTACCGCTCATACAGCCAGTCCAAG GGGCGAGCTAGGGCCAGGGAATCTGAGTATGTGATTTTAGCAGACAAGACCAATCTGAAGGCTTTCAGAACAGAATTGGCTAAATATAAGGAAATAGAAGGG gTGCTGAAGGGGATATGGAAAGCTAACGAGAATGAGGAAGAGATGAACTGTGATAACATTGCAGATCTCTACCACGATATCCTGCCTCCGTACAAACCCAGTAATGAGGAAGGAGGTGTCCAGGTCACTCTTACATCCGCCATCGCTCTCGTCAACAG ATATTGTGCCAAGTTGCCAAGTGATGCA TTCACCCACCTGACCCCAAAGTGTACAATCCATTTGACTCAGAAGGGGGGACAGACTGTGTACAGAGCCACCTTGAGACTTCCAATCAACTCTCCATTGAAAGAAGAAATTCAG GGAATACACATGCCTACCAAGATGCTGGCCAAACAAGCAGTAGCCTTGAAGGCTTGTGAGATTCTCCATAAGTCAG GGGAAATTGACGATCAGTTACTTCCTGTTGGAAAGGAGCTCTTCATGAAGGAGGAGGAAGATTCCAGTGCATGGGACTCGGAAGACGTGGCTGGGGAGGCGAGGCCCGGTACAACAAAGAGGAAACAGTATTACATCAAACAG CTGGGGTCATCCCTGGTGAAAGGTCATCCTACTGTAGACAACAACTACGTATACCTCATCCATTTAACGCTGACCCAGCCTATATCTGACGATCAGAACACCAGGGGGCGCCGGGTGTACACACCAGACGAGACAAGGAGAGGGTTTGGATTACTGAGTTCTAACCATATACCAAAG ATCCCTACATTTCCATTGTATACAAGATCAGGGGAAGTAACTGTGTCCTTGGACCTGTTACGGACGGATACCTCCTTCACAAAGGAGGATCTCACAAAACTGCGTGAGTTTCACCGATTTGTGTTTACGGAAGTATTACGTCTGGAGAAGGACCCCATGGAGTTTCAACCGGAAAAGGCAGACCTTGGCTACTGTATCATTCCTCTTAACCGCA GAACAGACGGTTCAGACTACTTTGTTGATTGGGAATTTATTGAGCTGGTGAAGCACTCCAAGCAAACCGTGAAGAGAAACATATATGACTCCAAACGAGAAGTGTTCGAGTTTAAAAGACAAGAATACGAAGATGCCGTAGTTATGCCTTCATATCGTAATATTGACCAACCACAGCATTTCTATGTGGCTGAAATCCGCAGTGATCTCAATCCTTCATCTGCATTCCCATCTCCCGAGCTTTACAAGACATTTAGTGAATACTACACTACCAAATATGGTCTGACAGTGACCAATCAGGAGCAGCCTCTACTGGATGTAGATCACACTTCTGCTCGCCTTAATCTTCTCACTCCGAGATACATGAATCAAAAGGGTGTTGCCTTGCCAACAAGCAGTGCGGAGACAAAGAAAGCCAGAAGAGAAAATCTACAACAGAAGCAAATTCTAGTCCCAGAACTTTGTGAGGTTCATGTCTTTCCTTCATCACTCTGGAGAAAAGCTGTCTGCCTTCCCACAATACTTTACAGAATCAATTATCTCCTGGTTGCCGAGGAGATCAGAATCCGTATCGCAACTGGTGCTAATATTGGGCAAGTGGACCTTCCTGAGGAGTTCCAGTTCCCTGCATTGGATTTTGGCTTCTCTTTGCAGGATGAAAAAGAAAACTTGGATGGTGCTGAAAGTAAGTTTTCTCTGAAAGAAAGCAAAGATATGAATTCTGAAGACAAACAGGCTGGAATTTCAAATGAACATATGCAAAGAGAAGTGTTAGAATTAACAGGGAAATTGGAAAATATCAGTATAGATAGAGAAGCTCTGGAAAGTACAGTTGTAAATACAAACGTAGAAGAAAACagtgaaaatgtgaaaaatagcAATGATGAGTCAAAAACTGCTTCCAAAAATGGGAAATCCGGCCACAGCATGACAATGACTGCTTGTGAAAATGTGAAATCTAGTGATGACAATGAAATGGCTGTTTCTGAAAATGTGAAATCTAATGATGGCAATGAAATGGCTGTTTGTGAAAATGTGAAATCTAGTGATGACAATGAAATGGCTGTTTGTGAAAATGTGAAATCTAGTGATGGCAATGAAATGGCTGAATGTGAAAATGTGAAATCTAGCGATGACTACGGAATGGCTGCCTGTGAAAATGTGAAATCCAGCCATGACAACAAAGTACCTGCTagtgaaaatgtgaaatttcaAGAATCTGTGATAGAAATTGAAGTTGTGAAAAATGAGGAAATTGTTaataaaaatgatgaaaacaacaaatatagATACACAGAAGCAAGGGTGGATACTTCAGGGAAAAGTCAGGCTCCACAGGCTTACCAGGAAGAAGGGGCAGACTACTCTAGTCAAATAACTGTTgtgaacaaagaaaaaaatgggAATGATAACAATAGTCAATTAATGTCTGTTTGTGATGATGAGGGCAGCAGAGCAACAATATGTAATGGAACCTATGCAGAAGAAACAAATAAGCAATGCAATCTAAGTCAAGATAACAAAgatataaaatgtgatatttctCAATCTAAGTATTGTCTACAAAGTGAAATCTCTAAACTCGAAAACCACGACTGTGATCAAACAGTACTTACTAAATGCGTTAGCAAAGTAAGTAAACATCAGTGTAATGGCCTGTCCTCTAATGGCCTCATGAAAGATTTCAGCAAAGTGACAACAGACTATGCCAATGAAGGTGACAAATCGTTTTGCAACAGTTTACCTCATGATAACAATACACACAAATTAGACCAAGCCGAAAACTGTGATATTCAAACTGACTGTGATAATGCTGAAACAAAATGCCAAGCATCCTCAGGCTGGGATGACCCTGTGAGTAACAGAGGTGAGGGTGGAATGTTGACCATGGATGATTCACAGAATAAGGTCTCCGGTGAAGCTGTGACTGACAATGGGAAATCCAAAAGTAATAAGAACCAATCTGGAGAACAACAGATTTCTGATGAAGTAGCCGATGTTTTTGCCTCTGTCGGTCATTTTGGAAAATCAGATGAACGTGAGGTTAAGAAATCCGCTCCTGTTGATCTTGCCAAGGTTGCATTCCCAGATCCACTGTTGTCACTGGATGTAGATATTGACCTGAGTAAGTATATAGGCCCTAGTCCCTGCACCATACTTCAGGCTCTTACCATGTCAAACGCCAACGACTTCTTTAGTCTGGAGCGACTGGAGACGATCGGAGATTCCTTCCTCAAATACGCCATCACTGTGTATCTATACTGTTCATATCCAGGTATACATGAAGGAAAACTTAGCTACCTGCGGAGTAAACAGGTCAGTAACTGTAACTTGTACAGATTAGGGAAGAAGACGGACCTAGCTGAGTGCATGATCTCCACTAAGTTTGAACCCTATGAGAATTGGCTGCCGCCCGGATATGTCATCAACGAGACAAAACGTAAGGGACCCGTACCACATGTCGTCCTGAGTAAGACAAATGGTCTGGCAAAGGAACCTCACGAAAAGTCAGCTGAGAAGAAAGGTCATAGGAAGATGCAGCAAGAGAATAAAAGATTAACGGAGGATGAAATTGACCAACAGATCATGGATATTGACCAATGGCAGCAGGTGGAAGAGCAGGATATCGAAGTGAATGAGGTGAAAGGCGTAGATATGTACTCGTATTGTCTACAGACGCTTCACAGTATCCCAGACAAGTCCATCGCCGACTGTGTCGAGTCCCTCATCGGATGTTATCTCACTTCCTGTGGTAAGAAGGCGGCTCTAAGGTTCATGTACTGGCTCGGGTTGAAAGTTCTGCCACCAAAGGCGGCCACAGTAGATGATGTACAGGAGGAGGAGACAACAGTGCCCACTGCCTCAAAG GAGGACTGTCCAAATGTGAGTTCCTATGGTTACCAATGTCCACCCTCACCACTCCTGTCTAACTCCGAAACTGACAGAGGTCTGATGGATCACCTTCTGATAGGATACACATCATTTGAGGAAAAGATTGGCTACAAATTCCGTGATAGGGCATACCTGCTTCAGGCTTTCACCCACGCATCCTACCACTACAACAATATCACCGACTGTTACCAAAG ACTTGAGTTCCTTGGCGATGCTATCCTGGATTACGTGATCACACGACACCTGTATGAGGACTCCTGTAAATACTCTCCAGGAGTACTGACTGACCTCCGGTCAGCTCTGGTCAACAACAATATCTTTGCTGCATTGGCAGTCAAGTGGGACTTCCACAAGTACTTCAAGGCCATTTCTCCGCCATTATTCCAGGTCATTGAAAAGTTTGTGGCAAGGCAGAAGGAGAGAGAAGATGAGATAGATTTGGAGGATGAAGAT GAGAATGAAGATGCCAGCGAGGAGTACGTAGAGCTGGAGGTACCTAAGGCTCTGGGTGACATCTTTGAGTCCTTGGCTGGAGCTATATACCTAGACAGTGGTCTGTCACTGGATGTTGTCTGGAGGGTGTACTACAGGATGATGAAACCTCAAATAG ACAAGTACTTGAAGAGCATTCCCAAGTCACCAGTGCGTGAGCTATTGGAGATGGAACCAGAGACAGCCAAATTTGA